The nucleotide sequence GACTCCCGCAGTGCGCGGGCCGTCGCCCGGCCGCCGGAAACGTGCACGAGCGGATCCTTCGAACCGTGCACGACCAGTGCGGGCACTTCGAGTTTCCGCAACGCGCGGAAGCGATCCCGGCTCGAAACGATCGCCGCCAGCTGCCGCGCGGTCCCGCCGGGATCGACGCCGCGGTCGAAGGACCGCTCCGCGCGTTCACGCATCCTGGTCTCGTCGAAGGGGTAGCCGGGCGAGCCGATGACGCGGAAGGTGCGCACCAGCGAATCGACGTACTCCTCGCGGCTGCGAGGAGGCGCCGAAAGCAGCATCGCCATCGCCTTGGCACTCGGCCGCCCGACGAACCGGTTGCCGGTGGTCGACATGATCGACGTCAGCGATCGCACCCGCGACGGATATTCGATGGCCAGCGTCTGCGCGACCATTCCGCCCATCGACGCGCCCACGACGTGCGCGCTCTCGACGCCGAGTGCGGTCAGCAGCCCGGCGGCGTCCCCCGCCATGTCCGCCAGGGAGTACGGCGCCGTGCGCAGGGCGTACGCGAGCGGCAGGTTCGCCCGGCCGGACATCCGGCTGGACCGGCCGGCGTCCCGGTTGTCGTAGCGGATGACGTAGAACCCCTCTGCCGCGAGGTTTTCGCAGAGTTCGTCGTCCCACCAGATCATCTGCGACGCCAAACCCATGATCATCAGCAACGGCCTGCCGTCCGGCCGACCGAACGTCTCGTGGCACAGCTGGATGCCGTTCACTTCGGCGATCTTCTCCGGCATCAGGACAGTGTGACCGTCCCAGGCGAAATCGGCTACGCCTCCTCGATGTGGACGGCTTGGCTTTCCGGCCCGGCCGTTCGCTGCGTGCCCTCGTCTTCGGCGATCTCTTCCGGCTCGGTGTCGCCCGGTTCGCCGCCATCTGGCCTGCTGAGCTGGACGGCTTCTTCCGAGGCGTCGGCCGGGCTCGGGCCGTCGGCTGCTTCGCGGTCTTCCTGGTCGGACATGGTTCCTCCGGTGGATCGGGTCCTTGCCGTCCACGGATACCCGCTCACTCGCCGCGATACGCACGGGCCTGGATTTCGTAAAGCTCGTGGTAGAGGCCTCCTGCCTCGATGAGTTCGGCGTGCGTGCCCTGCTCGATCAGCCGTCCTTTCTCCAGCACCAGGATCCGGTCCGCGGAGCGGATGTTGGCCAGCCGATGGGTCACCAGGATCGTCGTGCGCCTGCCCGCCGCGGAAACGCTCGCGTGCCTCAGGCCCGCGAAGACCCGTGCCTCGGCCTTCGCGTCGAGGGCGGCCGTCGGCTCGTCGGCGACCAGGACGGCGGCGTCGCGGTAGATCCCGCGAGCGATGCCCATCCGCTGCCACTGCCCGCCCGAAAGGTCCTGCCCGTCGTTGAACTTCTTGGACAGCACCGTTTTCTCCTTGGCGGGCAAGGAATCGATCACTTCGTCGGCGCCGGAAGAGGTGATCGCGTCATGCCATGCGGCGCGCTCCGGGTCTTCCCGGCCGAGCCTGCCGACGGTCACGTTGTGCTCCGCGGTCATCGGCCATTCGGCGGGATCCTGGGCGATGACCGCGATGTTGGCGTGCACCGACTCGTGATCGGCGCCGGCGAGATCGACGTCGTCCCAGAACACCTTTCCCTCCGAAGGCGGATAGAGCCCGGTGAGCAGCTTGCCCAGCGTGGTCTTGCCCGAACCGTTCTCCCCGACGAGGGCGATCACCTCGCCACGCCGGATGGTCAGCGAAACCTCGCGCAGCGCGGGATTTCGCTGACCGGGATAGGTGAAGCCGACGTTCTCCAGCCGGATCTCCGCCGGATCCGGTGGCGCGGCGACCCCACCCCGCACCGGACCGCGTTTCCCGGATTCCACGAGCAACCGCTGGAAGAAGGCGATGTAGAACGACTCCTCGTACATGGCGTTCACCGCGCGCATCGTGACGGACAGCGAGTTCGACGCCGTCCGCATGGCGAGCGCGGCCGTCCCGGCGAGGGCGAGTTCCATCTGCCCGCTGTAGAGCAGGAGACCGAGCACCAGATACGCGATCGCGGTGCCCACCCCGGCCGCCGCGCGCCCGGTCAGGCGGACCATGTTGCTGCGATGCGCGAGCCGGACCTCCTCGCGCATCAGGCTTTCGGTGATCCGGCGGTACTCATCGAGCAAGGGCTCCTGCAAGGTAAGGGCGTGCCGTTCGAGGGCGAATTGGCGCCAGGTGGCCACCTC is from Amycolatopsis lurida and encodes:
- a CDS encoding alpha/beta fold hydrolase, which gives rise to MPEKIAEVNGIQLCHETFGRPDGRPLLMIMGLASQMIWWDDELCENLAAEGFYVIRYDNRDAGRSSRMSGRANLPLAYALRTAPYSLADMAGDAAGLLTALGVESAHVVGASMGGMVAQTLAIEYPSRVRSLTSIMSTTGNRFVGRPSAKAMAMLLSAPPRSREEYVDSLVRTFRVIGSPGYPFDETRMRERAERSFDRGVDPGGTARQLAAIVSSRDRFRALRKLEVPALVVHGSKDPLVHVSGGRATARALRESEVDIVPGMGHDLPRAIWPRLARGLVRTADRADVKTRRA
- a CDS encoding ABC transporter ATP-binding protein encodes the protein MPEATVPLIGVENLKMPDWATPDETVADAGMIKAIRALPSAVAIVLRLAWRTSARLTLLAGVVHVLSGCVTAFGLLATANVFTALLENGPTPDRVLESLPALMIVVGSYALRALLDTAVAAVEGTLRPRVVTSAGDEVTAAMVRVRLLAFEDADFRELARQGARDGVRSIEMSLRWIADLTSALISLVAALVAAGLLNPWLAPVLLLAAAADGWAAAKVARLNYRHYLDTVGRNIRKRIVEEVATWRQFALERHALTLQEPLLDEYRRITESLMREEVRLAHRSNMVRLTGRAAAGVGTAIAYLVLGLLLYSGQMELALAGTAALAMRTASNSLSVTMRAVNAMYEESFYIAFFQRLLVESGKRGPVRGGVAAPPDPAEIRLENVGFTYPGQRNPALREVSLTIRRGEVIALVGENGSGKTTLGKLLTGLYPPSEGKVFWDDVDLAGADHESVHANIAVIAQDPAEWPMTAEHNVTVGRLGREDPERAAWHDAITSSGADEVIDSLPAKEKTVLSKKFNDGQDLSGGQWQRMGIARGIYRDAAVLVADEPTAALDAKAEARVFAGLRHASVSAAGRRTTILVTHRLANIRSADRILVLEKGRLIEQGTHAELIEAGGLYHELYEIQARAYRGE